A window from Microbacterium ginsengiterrae encodes these proteins:
- a CDS encoding DUF4185 domain-containing protein encodes MRRAAALIGITALLATTGCTASTPAEPRDAALSATVDDRPTAIAISDGDLWPSCWSDDGALYTANGDGAGFGYEFSDVVMNRVTGTPEADDLDGEALALGDDLGQVWSGEGFTRKPTGMLCTDGSLYLAVQDLALDFNSAPAATVARSDDHGRTWSWDRSAPMFDDGVFTTIWFADFGKDAASAPDPEFAYAFGLDGNWRDSFTDAVPDPTELFLARVPTASVQDVATWEFYAGEPGDVEATWTDGIGAKRPVLVDERRQHPSDEDAERDEGGNGQTVGAHDLSVLSQGGVTYLPGRDRYLYTSWTEFTFEFYESPTPWGPWSLLLSEDFGAYPWSEDRIGGYGTTIPSKFVSDDETTLWLQSNVCPCAPAGASSYWFGLREMTLE; translated from the coding sequence GTGCGCCGCGCCGCTGCGCTCATCGGGATCACCGCGTTGCTGGCCACGACGGGGTGCACCGCATCGACGCCTGCCGAGCCGCGCGATGCCGCCTTGTCCGCGACCGTGGATGACAGACCGACCGCGATCGCCATCTCGGACGGCGATCTGTGGCCGAGCTGCTGGTCAGACGATGGTGCCCTCTATACCGCGAACGGGGACGGCGCCGGTTTCGGATATGAGTTCAGCGACGTCGTCATGAACCGGGTGACCGGGACCCCGGAGGCCGATGATCTCGACGGAGAGGCGCTCGCCCTGGGCGACGACCTCGGCCAGGTCTGGTCGGGCGAGGGGTTCACGAGGAAGCCGACGGGGATGCTGTGCACCGACGGCTCCCTGTACCTCGCGGTGCAGGACCTGGCGTTGGACTTTAACTCGGCGCCGGCCGCCACCGTCGCACGCAGCGACGATCACGGGCGAACATGGTCATGGGACAGATCGGCGCCCATGTTCGATGACGGCGTGTTCACGACGATATGGTTCGCCGATTTCGGCAAGGATGCCGCCTCCGCTCCCGACCCCGAGTTCGCCTACGCGTTCGGATTGGACGGGAACTGGCGAGATTCGTTCACTGATGCCGTGCCCGATCCGACGGAGCTCTTCCTCGCGCGTGTACCGACGGCATCAGTTCAGGATGTCGCGACATGGGAGTTCTACGCCGGCGAGCCCGGCGACGTCGAGGCGACGTGGACCGACGGGATCGGTGCCAAACGCCCGGTGCTCGTCGATGAACGTCGACAGCATCCGAGCGATGAGGATGCCGAGAGGGACGAGGGCGGGAACGGGCAGACCGTCGGCGCACACGACCTCAGCGTGCTCTCGCAGGGCGGCGTGACCTATCTGCCGGGACGCGACCGATATCTGTACACATCGTGGACCGAGTTCACGTTCGAGTTCTATGAGTCGCCGACCCCGTGGGGACCGTGGTCTCTTCTCCTTTCGGAGGACTTCGGCGCCTACCCCTGGTCCGAGGACCGGATCGGCGGGTACGGTACGACGATCCCGTCGAAGTTCGTGTCCGACGATGAGACGACCCTGTGGCTCCAGTCCAATGTGTGCCCGTGCGCCCCCGCCGGGGCATCGTCGTACTGGTTCGGCCTGCGCGAGATGACATTGGAATGA
- a CDS encoding carbohydrate ABC transporter permease: MTSMQETTRIVLAGKEPKQPRLPRTPGSWIVLIGKVLAGALFLVAALFPLAWMVIAGFKAKTEVIQTPFQFFPEVWKWENYAQILADPTFTLTMGWTFLGAVLFTLLSLTINSLAAYAFARLDFRFKRTIWTIVITTMFIPGMTILLTSFIVVTRLSMLDTLAVLVVPGAAAAATVFFIRQFYLNIPASLEEAAMLDGCGRFAIFVRIFLPLSKPPFVVMGITSFLAYWNSYVWPIMTITSPERFVVQQYLATFRSERSTELGLLMAGSVLAAAPVVILFLIFQRQIIGNIKMAGLK; encoded by the coding sequence ATGACCTCCATGCAGGAGACCACTCGTATCGTCCTCGCGGGCAAGGAGCCCAAGCAACCCCGGCTGCCGCGCACCCCCGGCTCGTGGATCGTCCTCATCGGCAAAGTGCTCGCGGGGGCCCTGTTCCTCGTCGCCGCGCTCTTCCCGTTGGCCTGGATGGTCATCGCCGGCTTCAAGGCGAAGACCGAGGTCATCCAGACGCCTTTCCAGTTCTTCCCCGAGGTGTGGAAATGGGAGAACTACGCCCAGATCCTCGCTGATCCGACCTTCACCCTCACGATGGGGTGGACGTTTCTCGGCGCGGTCCTGTTCACCCTGCTGAGTCTGACCATCAACTCGCTCGCGGCCTACGCGTTCGCTCGCCTCGACTTCCGGTTCAAGCGGACGATCTGGACGATCGTCATCACCACGATGTTCATCCCCGGCATGACGATCCTGTTGACGAGTTTCATCGTCGTCACCCGCCTGTCGATGCTCGACACGCTCGCCGTGCTCGTGGTTCCGGGCGCGGCGGCGGCGGCGACCGTCTTCTTCATCCGCCAGTTCTACCTGAACATCCCCGCCAGTCTGGAAGAGGCCGCGATGCTCGACGGCTGCGGACGGTTCGCGATCTTCGTGCGGATCTTCCTTCCGCTGTCGAAACCGCCGTTCGTGGTGATGGGGATCACCTCGTTCCTCGCCTACTGGAACTCCTACGTGTGGCCGATCATGACGATCACGTCACCGGAGCGCTTCGTCGTCCAGCAGTACCTCGCGACCTTCCGCTCTGAGCGGTCGACCGAGCTGGGCCTGTTGATGGCCGGATCAGTGCTGGCGGCGGCGCCGGTCGTGATCCTCTTCCTCATCTTCCAACGCCAGATCATCGGCAACATCAAGATGGCCGGACTGAAATAA
- a CDS encoding ABC transporter substrate-binding protein: MAINTSRRRRIALSALGAVTAAGLLAGCGSSTPGEAAGDGAGEDGVTTIQFWHRTFTPVENEWYANIVKQFNESQDEIKVVDTEVPADAWDQKMKAAQAAGKAPDVYTHSGSIQDAVNAGQLHDLDSIVPEDALAEIIDAAKPVSELDGTFYAYPLLLEPQTVLFWNKDILEAAGVDAENGPETWEELMAACEKIAPTLEGGQYCISPAQDAPTFAWSSVGQQYNFTGHTALNDDWTAPNIDDDGYRAMMEQYKALWDNGYMPKQPLAAYVEAKDFGEEKVAFKVSGSWMMSEVGSDYPDLLGSTGIGAFPNAPGADGRTATTLGNFKWVVDAKSKNAEAAGEFLSWAIAGDPENLVPFFVDTQFTKVPVRQSVQDAVADDSAAADAPWSDVIVNDIAPTAIPEPTYPWDVSLAVGTAFESVMKGSASTDDAIKTAEQAIQTVIDRDGLADKAPSN; the protein is encoded by the coding sequence ATGGCAATCAACACATCTCGCAGAAGGCGGATCGCGCTGTCCGCGCTTGGCGCGGTCACCGCGGCCGGACTTCTTGCCGGTTGCGGCTCCAGCACACCGGGCGAAGCCGCCGGCGACGGCGCAGGAGAGGACGGCGTCACCACCATCCAGTTCTGGCATCGCACCTTCACCCCGGTCGAGAACGAGTGGTACGCGAACATCGTCAAGCAGTTCAACGAGTCGCAGGACGAGATCAAGGTCGTCGACACCGAGGTGCCGGCGGACGCATGGGACCAGAAGATGAAGGCCGCCCAGGCCGCGGGCAAGGCCCCTGACGTCTACACGCACTCGGGCAGCATCCAGGACGCCGTAAACGCCGGCCAGCTGCACGACCTCGACTCGATCGTCCCCGAGGACGCCCTCGCCGAGATCATCGATGCAGCCAAGCCCGTCTCCGAACTCGACGGCACCTTCTATGCGTATCCGCTCCTCCTCGAGCCCCAGACGGTGCTGTTCTGGAACAAGGACATCCTCGAGGCCGCGGGTGTCGACGCGGAGAACGGTCCGGAGACCTGGGAAGAGCTGATGGCGGCCTGCGAGAAGATCGCTCCGACGCTCGAGGGCGGCCAGTACTGCATCTCGCCGGCTCAGGACGCTCCCACGTTCGCGTGGTCCTCCGTCGGCCAGCAGTACAACTTCACCGGACACACCGCGCTCAATGACGACTGGACCGCCCCGAACATCGACGACGACGGCTATCGCGCGATGATGGAGCAGTACAAGGCGCTGTGGGACAACGGCTACATGCCCAAGCAGCCCCTCGCCGCGTATGTCGAGGCCAAGGACTTCGGTGAGGAGAAGGTCGCCTTCAAGGTGTCCGGCTCGTGGATGATGTCCGAGGTCGGGTCGGACTACCCCGACCTGCTCGGCTCGACGGGCATCGGCGCGTTCCCGAACGCACCGGGAGCGGACGGCCGGACGGCCACGACCCTGGGCAACTTCAAGTGGGTCGTGGACGCGAAGTCGAAGAACGCGGAGGCGGCCGGGGAGTTCCTCAGCTGGGCCATCGCCGGCGACCCGGAGAACCTCGTCCCCTTCTTCGTGGACACGCAGTTCACGAAGGTGCCCGTCCGTCAGTCGGTCCAGGATGCCGTCGCCGACGACAGCGCCGCCGCGGACGCCCCGTGGTCGGATGTCATCGTCAACGACATCGCACCCACTGCCATCCCCGAGCCGACCTACCCCTGGGATGTCTCGCTCGCAGTGGGGACTGCCTTCGAGTCCGTCATGAAGGGATCCGCCTCGACCGATGACGCGATCAAGACCGCCGAGCAGGCGATCCAGACCGTGATCGACCGAGACGGCCTTGCGGACAAGGCGCCCAGCAACTGA
- a CDS encoding carbohydrate ABC transporter permease — MVTQTVTPSRAQNREDAPQQRNPDRYKYRDNKVAYLFLLPVLILLGIFVIWPAIYAGYLSFQDWSFYKEPEFVGWKNFTDVMSDRLFWAAVGRGFVFVAMTVPPMLVLAFLFASLVVSVGRKFAGVLKVSIYIPTIISSVITSIIFVLIYDYSGGLLNWFLALFGIDPIAWIGDPAWALLAIAVPAIWLGMGLTSLIMVAAMVDIPQEFYEAAAMEGANWWQKTIYITLPQMKNILLYLLITGFVAAIQQFELPLVMTNGGPLDSTMLPNLFIFNHFRNDINVGYSIAAALLMFVVLGTVSAVVFRFVNSERLVD; from the coding sequence ATGGTCACGCAGACGGTGACGCCGAGCAGAGCACAGAACCGAGAGGATGCGCCGCAGCAGAGGAACCCGGATCGATACAAGTACCGCGACAACAAGGTCGCCTACCTGTTCCTTCTCCCGGTCCTGATCCTGCTGGGGATCTTCGTGATCTGGCCGGCGATCTACGCAGGTTATCTCTCATTCCAGGACTGGAGCTTCTACAAGGAGCCGGAATTCGTCGGGTGGAAGAACTTCACTGACGTCATGTCCGATCGCCTGTTCTGGGCGGCGGTGGGGCGAGGGTTCGTCTTCGTCGCGATGACGGTGCCCCCGATGCTCGTCCTCGCGTTCCTGTTCGCCAGCCTCGTCGTGAGCGTCGGCAGGAAGTTCGCAGGCGTTCTCAAGGTCAGCATCTACATCCCCACGATCATCTCGTCCGTCATCACCTCGATCATCTTCGTCCTGATCTACGACTACTCCGGCGGACTGCTGAACTGGTTCCTCGCGTTGTTCGGCATCGACCCGATCGCATGGATCGGCGACCCGGCATGGGCGTTGCTCGCCATCGCCGTGCCGGCGATCTGGCTCGGCATGGGTCTCACCTCGCTGATCATGGTCGCCGCCATGGTGGACATCCCGCAGGAGTTCTACGAGGCCGCCGCGATGGAGGGGGCCAACTGGTGGCAGAAGACCATCTACATCACCCTGCCGCAGATGAAGAACATCCTCCTCTACCTGCTGATCACCGGATTCGTCGCAGCGATCCAGCAGTTCGAGCTCCCGCTCGTCATGACCAACGGCGGTCCGCTCGATTCGACCATGCTGCCGAACCTGTTCATCTTCAATCACTTCCGCAACGACATCAACGTCGGCTACTCGATCGCGGCGGCGCTGCTCATGTTCGTCGTCCTCGGTACCGTGTCGGCTGTCGTGTTCCGGTTCGTCAACTCGGAGAGGCTGGTGGACTGA
- a CDS encoding SDR family NAD(P)-dependent oxidoreductase — translation MTEVTYPDLAGKLVVITGGGRGIGLATARRFTAQGARVVVLDLANGDSDLEAEFVELDVTDASAVSAAADKLVASLGSPDIVLNAAGIVRSASAEEMSAEDWSTVLDVNLSGTFHVCQAFGRHMLAAHRGTIVNIASMSATVSNYPQKQISYNASKAGVVHLTKTLAGEWADRGVRVNSISPGYIATDLTAALLEREPELGEVWRDRTPTGRLGTPDEVASIILFLASDASSLMTGSDVIADGGYTVW, via the coding sequence ATGACAGAGGTGACATACCCGGACCTCGCGGGCAAGCTCGTCGTGATCACCGGCGGTGGTCGCGGAATCGGACTCGCGACGGCGCGACGGTTCACTGCGCAGGGGGCACGCGTCGTCGTGCTCGACCTCGCGAACGGCGATTCCGACCTGGAAGCGGAGTTCGTCGAGCTGGACGTGACGGACGCCTCAGCGGTCTCGGCCGCTGCGGACAAGCTCGTCGCAAGCTTGGGCAGTCCGGACATCGTCCTCAACGCCGCAGGGATCGTCCGCTCGGCCAGCGCCGAGGAAATGTCGGCCGAAGACTGGTCGACGGTGCTCGATGTGAACCTCTCCGGCACGTTCCACGTCTGCCAGGCGTTCGGGCGGCACATGCTCGCCGCCCACCGGGGCACGATCGTCAACATCGCGTCCATGAGCGCGACCGTGAGCAACTACCCGCAGAAGCAGATCAGCTACAACGCCTCGAAGGCGGGGGTCGTGCACCTCACGAAGACCCTCGCGGGCGAGTGGGCCGACCGCGGAGTCCGGGTCAACTCGATCTCGCCCGGATACATCGCCACGGATCTCACCGCGGCCTTGCTCGAGCGCGAGCCGGAGCTCGGCGAGGTCTGGCGCGACCGCACCCCGACGGGTCGGCTCGGCACCCCTGACGAGGTCGCCTCGATAATCCTCTTCCTCGCTTCGGACGCATCGAGCCTGATGACCGGGTCCGACGTCATCGCCGACGGCGGATACACCGTCTGGTGA
- a CDS encoding LacI family DNA-binding transcriptional regulator, with amino-acid sequence MATIYDVARLAGVSPATVSRVFNGTSVSVEKSAAVRDAAAQLNFVPNRTARTLRRQSSEVIGLIIPDIENPYFTEMARGVEDVASEAGYSVVLCNSDAQTDKEATYLQIAMSENMSGVIIATASEESDLAPILATGRPLVAVDRSTTYDIDGVVMANRAAGTSATRALIDEGYQRIAYIGGPEHIDTAAERAAGWRDALTRAQPDVDVDALLRFATFRVDGGREVMEELLALPEPPDAVVAGNNLIGVGAIQVLTEHGLTPPKVGVAVIGSLPFTTLSPSAVTVVRLPARHMGVTAAKMLLGRIAGDDQPPRTVVLRNELQAASVAR; translated from the coding sequence ATGGCAACGATCTACGACGTCGCCCGCCTCGCGGGAGTGTCTCCCGCGACGGTTTCGCGCGTCTTCAATGGCACGAGCGTTTCTGTTGAGAAGTCCGCTGCGGTGCGCGACGCCGCCGCGCAGCTGAACTTCGTGCCCAACCGCACCGCACGGACCCTCAGGCGGCAGAGCTCCGAGGTGATCGGTCTGATCATCCCCGACATAGAGAATCCGTACTTCACCGAGATGGCGCGAGGGGTGGAGGACGTCGCTTCCGAAGCGGGGTATTCGGTCGTGCTGTGCAATTCGGATGCGCAGACCGACAAAGAGGCGACGTACCTTCAGATCGCGATGTCGGAGAACATGTCGGGCGTGATCATCGCCACGGCCTCCGAGGAGTCGGACCTCGCTCCGATCCTCGCCACGGGAAGGCCGCTCGTCGCTGTGGACCGCAGCACGACGTACGACATCGATGGGGTGGTGATGGCCAACCGTGCTGCGGGGACGTCGGCGACGCGCGCGCTGATCGACGAGGGGTACCAGCGCATCGCCTATATCGGTGGGCCGGAGCACATCGACACGGCCGCCGAACGAGCCGCCGGATGGCGCGACGCACTCACTCGTGCTCAGCCGGACGTTGACGTCGATGCGCTACTGCGTTTCGCGACGTTCCGGGTGGATGGTGGGCGAGAGGTCATGGAAGAGCTCCTCGCGCTCCCTGAGCCTCCGGACGCTGTGGTGGCGGGGAACAACCTCATCGGCGTCGGGGCCATCCAGGTGCTCACGGAGCACGGGCTGACGCCTCCGAAGGTCGGCGTCGCAGTGATCGGGTCATTGCCGTTCACCACGCTGTCGCCGTCGGCGGTGACCGTGGTGCGGCTGCCGGCGCGGCACATGGGCGTGACCGCCGCGAAGATGCTTCTCGGGCGCATCGCGGGCGACGACCAGCCGCCGCGCACCGTCGTTCTGCGCAACGAACTGCAGGCAGCCAGCGTCGCGCGCTGA
- a CDS encoding lactonase family protein, with product MTASPLVLVANAGDGTVSSFRLDNGQLERLSVSEGLPGCSTFAVDAARDIVHAAVKGEPAGILTLSLDRESGQLTPKSRMDLPAGGMNYLALTKDGAGLLGASYGGGYGISCPVTGGVVGEPVSRIEFPNLHSVLPSADGRFAYFVSLGADLVAQYALSADLRLVPLAPETVAAPAGSGPRHLILNDAQDAVYVLTEFSGEVLHYSRDTVTGALEFRDVATAYDTTAGLGHSVFGADPLEHHYIWGADLHASADERSLWASERTESTLGAVTVGGDGSLTAPSRFTVTETQPRGFAISRDGAYLVAAGEKSTTVSLYAVHDDDLELVQRIETGNGANWVRFV from the coding sequence ATGACCGCCTCCCCTCTCGTCCTGGTCGCCAATGCCGGCGATGGCACCGTGAGTTCCTTCCGCCTCGACAACGGACAGCTTGAGCGGCTCTCCGTGTCCGAAGGTCTCCCGGGATGTTCGACCTTCGCCGTGGACGCTGCCCGCGACATCGTCCACGCCGCGGTGAAGGGGGAACCAGCCGGGATCCTCACCCTCTCGCTGGATCGGGAGAGCGGACAGCTGACGCCGAAGTCCCGGATGGATCTTCCTGCCGGCGGCATGAACTATCTGGCGCTCACGAAAGATGGCGCCGGGCTGCTCGGCGCCTCTTATGGCGGCGGATACGGCATCAGTTGCCCGGTGACCGGCGGCGTCGTCGGCGAGCCCGTTTCCCGGATCGAGTTCCCCAACCTGCACTCCGTTCTCCCTTCCGCTGACGGCCGGTTCGCGTATTTCGTCTCGCTCGGAGCAGATCTCGTGGCGCAGTACGCCTTGTCGGCGGACCTTCGACTTGTACCGCTCGCCCCCGAGACGGTCGCAGCTCCAGCGGGAAGTGGCCCGCGGCATCTGATCCTCAACGATGCGCAGGATGCGGTGTACGTGCTCACCGAGTTCTCCGGGGAGGTGCTGCACTACAGCCGCGACACGGTCACCGGCGCTCTGGAGTTCCGCGACGTCGCGACCGCCTATGACACGACGGCCGGGCTCGGCCACAGCGTGTTCGGCGCCGACCCTCTCGAGCACCACTACATCTGGGGTGCGGATCTGCACGCGAGCGCGGACGAGCGCAGTCTCTGGGCGTCTGAACGTACAGAGAGCACCCTGGGCGCGGTGACCGTCGGCGGCGACGGGTCGTTGACCGCCCCCTCGCGCTTCACGGTCACCGAGACGCAGCCTCGAGGGTTTGCGATCAGCCGCGACGGGGCCTACCTCGTCGCGGCTGGTGAGAAGTCGACGACCGTCTCGCTGTACGCAGTACACGATGACGACCTCGAGCTCGTCCAGCGCATCGAGACGGGCAACGGGGCGAACTGGGTCCGCTTCGTCTGA
- a CDS encoding FGGY-family carbohydrate kinase, producing MMRCTLGVDVGTSSTKGVLVAEGGEIVASATRAHEVDRPHAGWVEMDARVWWDEFTGITGELISAHPDAQIVAVGVSGMGPCVLLADENDEPVRAAILYGVDTRSGAQIQRMTDELGAEEITRVGGSTLTSQAAGAKIAWVSDEEPEAWRRARRLFMPASWLARRLTGAYVLDHQSASQTSPLYDIEGESWYEPWWQRYAGSIEQPRLTWAGDIAGEVTAEAAAGTGIPEGTPVITGTIDAWTEAVSVGAHEVGDLMLMYGTTMFLVSTGEDTLRTPSMWTTAGAFPGTRNLAGGLSTSGALTAWLKGLTGADYPDLLADAEASGPGANGLLVLPYFAGERTPIQDPDARGVVAGLTLAHTRGDLYRAALEATALGVRHNVETMRAAGADIRRIVAVGGGTQGRLWLQVVSDVTGLVQQVPQTTIGASYGAAFLAATAVADTGSAPVITDWNPVTATIEPDLNLREFYDTLFDRYLRLYEGSKGVVHELAAEQRGRRHG from the coding sequence ATGATGCGCTGCACTCTCGGAGTCGACGTCGGCACGTCGAGCACGAAGGGTGTGCTCGTCGCCGAAGGCGGAGAGATCGTGGCCTCCGCGACGCGAGCGCATGAGGTCGACCGCCCGCACGCCGGGTGGGTCGAGATGGATGCGCGCGTGTGGTGGGACGAGTTCACCGGTATCACGGGCGAACTCATCTCCGCGCATCCCGATGCGCAGATCGTCGCCGTCGGCGTCAGCGGAATGGGGCCGTGCGTGCTCCTCGCGGATGAGAATGATGAGCCGGTCCGAGCCGCGATCCTCTACGGCGTCGACACCCGTTCCGGCGCGCAGATCCAGCGCATGACCGACGAGCTCGGGGCGGAGGAGATCACCCGGGTCGGTGGCTCCACGCTCACCTCGCAGGCGGCCGGTGCGAAGATCGCCTGGGTCAGCGACGAGGAACCGGAGGCGTGGCGGCGTGCGCGTCGTCTGTTCATGCCTGCGTCCTGGCTCGCACGCAGACTCACCGGTGCCTACGTGCTCGACCACCAGTCCGCGAGCCAGACCTCTCCGCTGTACGACATCGAGGGCGAGTCCTGGTACGAGCCCTGGTGGCAGCGCTACGCGGGCTCCATCGAGCAGCCTCGTCTCACGTGGGCCGGAGACATCGCCGGCGAGGTCACCGCCGAGGCGGCTGCCGGGACCGGAATCCCTGAGGGCACTCCGGTCATCACCGGCACGATCGATGCATGGACCGAAGCGGTGAGCGTCGGAGCACACGAGGTCGGAGACCTCATGCTCATGTACGGAACGACCATGTTCCTCGTGTCGACCGGGGAAGACACGCTGCGGACCCCGTCGATGTGGACCACGGCCGGTGCCTTTCCCGGCACACGCAATCTCGCAGGCGGTCTCTCCACGTCCGGCGCCCTGACGGCGTGGCTGAAGGGCCTCACCGGCGCCGACTACCCCGACCTCCTCGCCGACGCCGAGGCGTCGGGACCGGGAGCGAACGGGCTGCTCGTCCTGCCGTACTTCGCGGGGGAGCGCACGCCGATCCAGGACCCTGACGCGCGCGGTGTCGTCGCCGGGCTCACCCTCGCGCACACCCGTGGAGACCTCTACCGTGCGGCGCTCGAGGCCACCGCGCTCGGCGTGCGGCACAACGTGGAGACGATGCGCGCGGCCGGGGCGGACATCCGCCGGATCGTCGCAGTCGGCGGAGGGACACAGGGACGGCTCTGGCTGCAGGTCGTCTCCGATGTCACCGGACTCGTGCAGCAGGTGCCGCAGACGACGATCGGCGCGAGCTACGGCGCCGCGTTCCTCGCGGCCACTGCCGTCGCCGACACGGGATCCGCGCCCGTCATCACGGACTGGAACCCGGTGACGGCGACAATCGAGCCCGACCTGAACCTCCGCGAGTTCTACGACACACTCTTCGACCGGTATCTCCGGCTGTACGAGGGGTCGAAGGGCGTCGTGCATGAACTGGCGGCTGAGCAGCGTGGACGACGCCATGGCTGA
- a CDS encoding glycoside hydrolase family 172 protein: MTFAPSDLSTIAALRSVQTRSISPENFDGSVGGGGRATEGTGADCARDLGPGWKISPSVDIKAGETFDLANIQGAGKITHIWITTHTDNWRTLLLRAFWDGEAEPAVEVPYGDFFCNGWGVFAQVNSQAIAANPHGGFNSYWPMPFRDGARLTLENTSTVDVRVYYQVTYEIGGDYSNDAYFHAQWRRSNPLEDRTPHVILEGIEGQGQYVGTYIAWGVNSNGWWGEGEIKFYLDGDTDYPTIAGTGTEDYFGGAWNFDIPGQGYTAFSTPYLGMPQVIRPDGLYVSQQRFGMYRWHLLDPIHFRTGIPKVDIQALGWRSGWRYLPLRDDIASTAVFYLDRPTARRPRTPSADDMEVHLGTAPVPDIGATPPRAPQS; the protein is encoded by the coding sequence ATGACTTTCGCACCCTCTGACCTGTCGACGATCGCCGCTCTACGCTCCGTGCAGACGCGGTCCATCTCACCGGAGAACTTCGACGGATCGGTCGGCGGCGGCGGGCGGGCGACCGAAGGTACGGGTGCCGACTGTGCCCGCGACCTCGGCCCCGGATGGAAGATCTCCCCGAGTGTCGACATCAAAGCGGGCGAGACCTTCGATCTGGCGAACATCCAGGGTGCGGGAAAGATCACACACATCTGGATCACCACCCACACGGACAACTGGCGCACGCTCCTCCTGCGCGCGTTCTGGGACGGTGAGGCGGAGCCTGCCGTGGAGGTGCCGTACGGCGACTTCTTCTGCAACGGCTGGGGAGTCTTCGCGCAGGTGAACTCGCAGGCCATCGCCGCCAACCCTCACGGAGGCTTCAACTCCTATTGGCCGATGCCGTTCAGGGACGGTGCTCGCCTGACACTGGAGAACACCTCCACGGTCGACGTCCGCGTCTACTACCAGGTCACCTACGAGATCGGCGGCGACTACTCGAACGATGCATACTTCCACGCGCAGTGGCGTCGTTCGAATCCCCTTGAGGACCGTACTCCCCATGTCATCCTCGAGGGGATCGAGGGACAGGGGCAGTACGTGGGCACGTACATCGCCTGGGGTGTCAACTCCAACGGCTGGTGGGGTGAGGGCGAGATCAAGTTCTATCTCGACGGCGACACCGACTATCCGACGATCGCGGGAACCGGTACCGAGGACTACTTCGGCGGGGCGTGGAACTTCGACATCCCCGGTCAGGGATACACGGCATTCTCCACGCCGTACCTCGGCATGCCGCAGGTGATCCGCCCCGACGGGCTCTACGTCAGCCAGCAGCGCTTCGGCATGTACCGTTGGCACCTCCTCGACCCGATCCACTTCCGCACCGGCATCCCCAAGGTGGACATCCAGGCTCTCGGCTGGCGGAGCGGCTGGCGCTATCTGCCGCTGCGCGACGACATCGCCTCCACGGCGGTGTTCTATCTCGACCGGCCGACGGCCCGTCGCCCGCGGACGCCCAGTGCGGACGACATGGAGGTCCACCTGGGGACGGCTCCGGTTCCCGACATCGGCGCCACCCCTCCTCGCGCGCCGCAGAGCTGA